TCTTGCACCCATTGGACGTGGCGCCTGCACATAATAGCGATCGGCGTGACCCCATACCACCATGGGTTCATTTTCATCAATCTGTGCACGTATGCCTTGCAGTATTTGTTCATCTGCTGCCAAATGATTAGTGTTGGCTTGTTTGCGCCACATTTGGTTGACCATTACCTGCCCAATGATGATCAGGTGTTGCGCCTGCCAACAACCACTTTCGTTGTTCTTGAGTAATGGCAGCTATCTGCAAGAGCGGTGGAATCCAGATGTAAAAAAGGTAGTGCGGTGTGTTCCATCCACTTTGGATAACAGCGTAAAAATTAGCCAATAAAAAGAGTAGTAAAAACCATTGTGGCACATTACTGAATGCTTTTCGTTTTGCTTGTAGTATTGCTATGGCGAGCATGCCAAATGCACCTGCAATCAATATTGCCGAATCAGTAGTACGCAATAAGAAGCTGAATACTCTACGTGGTGAATACCGGTGCCAGTAGCTATCGCCTGCATAGTCTTCGGTGTATGCGTAAAAGAAATAGTTGTTGAAATAATCGTTCATGAAATCGGCCCACAAACCCCGCTGCCAAAAAAAGAAAGCTACCAATGCTACGGGTAATAATGCTGTTGCAGCAATCAATATGAGTTGTTGCCATTGCTTGCGGAAAAGAAATAAGGCACAGGCAGCAACACCAATAAGCATACCTGCGGGTGCGTTTTGAAACTTGAACAACGGCAAACTGCCCAGCAATATTCCCAACAAGACTGTATGATAACGTTTAACGGATTGCTGCCAAATGTCATGCAGCAGATGCAGGCAATACATTGTAATCAACAGTGACGGAGCCTGACAATTGTAGCTGGTATAATCAATGATACTAACGGTGGCGAGTGTGGCAAACAAGATGCAGCTCAATTGCCAGGCTTGCAATGCATTTGTCAATTTAGCCATCAATGATGCGGCTATTGCAAATGCACCTGCGTACATGAGTATGCCTGCTACATCGGCCCACACATACGTGAGTGGCATGCCTATTTTGTGCAGCAATACAAGAGGCAATACCGTCAGCGGCCGGCCTTCATTGGTAGTGAGTAATGACCAAACCGGATCGGACAATTTGCTTACAGTTTGTGCGGATGCCAACCAAATAGATGCATCTGGCCCTGTTTCAATTGTAGCGATATAGCACAACCGAAAAATGAGCAATAGCAAGGTGTTGCCCAACAAGGCTACAGAAAGTCGAATGCGTTGTGAATGCAATAGCCAGCCAACAAGACCAAAGCCTGCAATCAACAATATTCCGGTAAGTAGGTGTAGAAGCATGCCTATGGTTTGTGTTGTAATACTGTAAAAACACTGGTACCCCAAAGGAGGATTGCGCAGCCATTTGCGTTCAAACTGTAGCAGTGAGAAACAGCAGTTGTTTACAGCAGCAGCTGGCATGGCAATATCAGACTGGATGTGATCGGCTGATTTGATGCCTGTATGGTGTAGCAATAATTTCCACTTGCGAATGGTCCATACCAATGGTGAAAGCAAGAAATTCCAATAACGGTTTTCCAATACTTGTAGGTCGGCATTCGCTGCATATTGCTGAAGGTCTTTCGCTGTAAAACGTTTGATGACACCCACGTGGTAGTCGTGTGTGCCTTTAAATGCTTTAAAAGCATTGTTGTTGGTGATGATGATGCCGCCAGGCTTCAATAAGCCAGTAAACTGTTGCAATACCGAAACAATCTCTTCATCAATTAAATACGTGAACACATCCATACAGCAAATCACATCGAACTGTCGACCGTAAAAATGCTGTCCCACTTCTTGTAGGTAGCCATACACAATATTGGGCAATCCCGTTTTTTCACGGGCAAAGTTCACAGCGTCTGAAGAGGCATCTAACGCATGCAGATTGTTGTACTGTTGTTGCTGCAACTTTACCAACAGTCCTCCTGTGCCACAGCCTGCATCTAAAATATCAATGTTTTTTTGCTGCAAGAAGTAATGCTCAATGCTGTGCAGCACTTGTTGCTGCAAGTGTTTGTACCACCAGAAATTCGTTTCTGATTCATGCATCAATGCATACTCATGCTTCTTGCCGATCATCTTTTCCGCTTTGTTGCTTAATTACATACTGTGGCCAGCCATTTTGTGTCATCATGATTTTGCCCAGGTATTCGCCCAGCAATCCCATCGCAAAAAACTGCAGGCCCATTACCAGCACCAGCGTAATCCAAACAATGTGTTCTGCTTTGTAGTATTCTTCAAAAAACCAAAGCAGAATGGTTTCGAACACAACGGCCAATAAGCCGAGTGCAATAAACAACCAACCCGACATGAATAAAATACGTAACGGACGCGGACTGCAGATGATGAACATATTGAGAAACAACGACACCAACCGACGGATGCTGTAATTGCTTTTGCCTTCCTTTCTTTTTTGATGATCGACCAGTTGGCTGTCAACGTTGCGGGTGACTGCAAAAATGAGTCCGTCAATAAAAGGGTACGGCCCTTTGTAGCGAATGATTTCATCAATCACCGGGCGGCTGATGACCTTGAAGCTTGAGAGATACAAATGCTTCGGTTTGTCCATCAGTTGACTGATGAGCCAATTGAACAACCGGCTCCCCATATTGCGAAAGAGGGAATGTTCTTTTTTGCCATAGTTGGCATATACCACATCCAAATCGTCTTGCTGTGCTTTTTGCAAGAGCTTTAAAATTTCAGTGGGTGGGTTCTGAAAATCGTCATCAATAATAGTGGCATAATCGCCTTTGCAATGATTAAGGCCACACATCACGGTATTGAACTCACCAAAATTTCTACGCAAAGAAATGGCTTGCACATTGGGGTATTGCTTCGCCAGTTGCATAATGATTTTTCCGCTGCGGTCGCGGCTGCCATCATTTACCAGTACAATTTCAAATGAGGTATGGTGAAGTGATGATTGCAGCAAATCCACCAGCGGACCAATGGTATGCTCACTATTGTAAACAGGAATAATAACGGATAACAACATGCAGCAAATGGGCTGGGGTAAGGCAGCAGAGCAAATATAGTTGTGGCTTTCCATCCATCAGAAATCAGGCAATCAACATTCCACAGCAATCAATAAAAAAGCCACCCAAGGGGCGGCTTTTTTTGCTTACTGCAGTATAAATAGCGTAACGGAAGCTTATTGACGAGGACGAACCATTGGCGGCCGGCCCATGCCCGGGCGTTCACCCGCTTCACGACGGCGCTGTAATTCTTTGCGCAGCATATCGCCCCAGGTACGTTCGGCCCGTATCAGTCGATCAAATTTTTGTTCGCTGATGCATTTGGTAAACTCAGGTTTGTACTGCTTGCGCATGTTCAGCAGTTTTTCTTCCCAATCCAGCTCAGAGCCTTTCTTGTCGCGGTGCTCCTGCATCATGCGGCGCAGGTCGCCCTGATATTTGTTGTATACCGGCCAAAACTTTTCGGCTTCGGCAGGAGTGAGCTCCAGCTGCTTGCTGATGAAGGCAATGCGCAATGCTTCCAGCGCATCCTCTTTTTTATCCTGTGCCTGCGCTACAAAGCCCAAGCCCAGCATCCATACGAATAACAAAATCTTTTTCATGACTATGCGTAGAGTTGAACCATTAAATATTTTTTTGGGTAACAGGTATTTTATCGAGTTGATCACTGATGGCTTCGGTGGTTACTGATTGTAAGGCTTGCTCAAAGTTGTCGGTTTCGAGCAGGTAAGCGGCTTGTGTGTGGCTGCTGGTCTGTTCTGTTTCTGCAAATGCTGATTCGAGTGTACTGGCATCCAGATTGGCCAATTGCAGGCTGATTTCTTGTGGAATAGCCACGGTATCTGCAGCCAGCGTTGCTATATCCAAGCCTGTGCTGTTGGTTTGGTTGTTATTGTTGCTGAGTTGCCAGATACTGAATCCGCCAATGAGCAACACAGCTGCTACGGCCATACGCCACCACATTTTTTTACTGCTCATGCTTACCACTTTGGCGGGCTGGGGCAGGGCAGGAGTAAGCTGCTCAAAATAACCGGCAGGTACATGGTACGGCATTTCCTTAGAGATGCCTGCGAGTGTGGGAGCAATATCGGCCAGTTCGTGGCAGCTGTTTTGCTTACGAATGAGCTGCAGCATATTGTCGGCAAAATTGTCGAAGTAGCCTTCGGGCACAGTGCCGGTTTGTGGGGCGGGTGTTACTTCTATCAGCATATGGTCGGCCAGATACTCAAAGTAGCCTTCGGGTACGGCGTAGGGCATGCGGCGGGTAATACCAGCCAGTGTGGGTGCAATGCTTTGCAATTCGGTTACTATGTTGGGGTCGGTGGTCATTTTACTATCTATCAGACGGTTGTTTTGTTAATTGGTTTAACAGCTCAGGCGTGTTTTAAAATGTATTCTTCAATTTTTTTAGCGGCATGGTGGTAGCTGGCTTTTAATGCACCGGTGGTGGTGCCCAGCATCTTGCTCATTTCTTCGTAAGGCATTTCATCGTAGTAGCGCAGGTTAAATACCAACCGTTGTTTTTCGGGCAATTGGTTGATGGCCAATTGCAGGCGCCATTCCAACCGGGTGCTGTCAAAATGTTTGTCGGCCTTGATGCTGTTTTCAAAGTCGTAGCTGCTTTCCTCATCGCTGAGGCTTACAGCGGCGGTCTTGCGTTTTTTCTGCTCCAAAAAGCTGATGCTTTCATTGGTGGCAATGCGGTACAACCAGGTGTACAGTTGGCTGTCTTCCCGAAAATTGGCCAGGGCATTCCACACTTTTACAAACACATTTTGCAGCACGTCGTTGGTGTCTTCGTGTTCAATCACCATGCGGCGAATGTGCCAGTAGAGCTTCTCCTGGTATTTTTTGATGATGGCAGTATAAGCCCGTTCCCGCAGAGCAGGTTCGGCAAACTGCGCCAGTAATGTTTTGTCGTCGAGGTGCATGCAGCAGGGGGGATATGGTCAAAAATACAATGCTATGACCGGAAGTGACAGGGATGGTTTAATACAGGTTGATTGAAAACAAGAGCGGCGATTACTTGCTACAGTAATCGCCGCCGATGTATATGTCCCGTGGTTTAAGCCACTTCTTCTATCAGTTGCTGGTTGCCCAAGGTTTGTTTTTTGCGTTTCAGCCGATGAATTTCAAACTCATCGTCAAAGTAGTCATACACATTTTCGCCAAAAATGCGGCTGAGTGCTTTGCAATGTCTTACCGTAAGCTCGGTGAGGTTGTTTTCAATTTTGCTGTAAGCGGCCTGCGAAATACCCATTTCCATGGCCACAGCATCTTGTTTCATCCCCTTTTTTTCTCTCAGTTGTTTGATGATTCCTCCAGGCATGGTGTAGAGTTTTAGGTATAACTGCAAAATGCCCAAAATGTTTCAACAAAACCCCAAAGAAATGCAAAAGTGTTGCAAAGGTTATTTTCTGGCAATGGCCTTCTTGGCTGCTGCTACGATGTTGGGTGTATCCAAACCGTATTTTTTCAGCAAATCAGCAGGCTTACCACTTTCGCCAAAAGTATCGTTGGTACCAACAAACTCAATGGGTACAGGCTTATTGCGGGCAGCTACCTGTGCTACGCTGTCGCCCAGACCACCGAGCACATTGTGCTCTTCGGCAGTTACTGCACAGCCGGTTTTGCTTATGCTGGCAATGATGGCTTCACTATCCAGCGGCTTGATGGTGTGAATATTGATGACTTCGGCAGAAATGCCTTCAGCTTGCAATGCACGGGCAGCTTCAATGGTTTTCCACACCAGGTGGCCGCAGGCAAAAATGGAAACATCGGTACCTTCTGCCAGCAGCTGTGCTTTGCCAATCACAAAATCGCTGCCGTCTTCGGCGGTAAAGTTGGGCCACTTGGGGCGGCCAAAACGCAGGTATACAGGGCCTTCGTATTCGGCAATGGCCATGGTGGCAGCCTTGGTTTGGTTGAAATCGCAAGGCACAATCACCGTCATGCCGGGCAGCATTTTCATCAGGCCAATGTCTTCCAGTATTTGGTGAGTGGCACCGTCTTCGCCCAGTGTAAGTCCAGCGTGGCTGGCGCATATTTTTACATTCTTGTGGCTGTAGGCAATGCTCTGGCGAATTTGATCGTACACACGGCCGGTGCTAAAGTTGGCAAACGTAGTGGTGTAGGGAATGTAGCCGCCAATGGTAAGGCCAGCTGCAATGCCCATCATATTGGCTTCGGCAATGCCCACTTGTACAAAACGCTCCGGAAAGTCTTTGATGAAAGGACCGAGCTTCAAAGAGCCGGCGAGGTCGGCCGTGAGGGCTACCACTTTGGGGTTGCGCTTTCCGGCTTCGTAAATGCCTTCACCAAAACCACCACGGGTTTCTTTTTCATTTTGTACTACTATATCAGATAACTGGGGCATAGCTGAAATTTTTTGTGCCGCGAAAATAGTTGTTAAGCCGCAAGGCTTCCTAAAAAAGTAATGTGCAGCAAGTAAAAAAAAGCACCCAGGCTGGCTGACCAACAGGGTGCTGTAAAAAAGTTGTATTTATTCTTCCAATTAGTTCAAAAAAGCTTGCTGCATGCCTTGCAGGGTTTCGTCCTGCCGTATGCGCTGCTCCCATTGCCAGGCACTGCTCATCATATCATCAAGATTGTATTGGCAGTTCCAGCCCAGCTCGGTTACGGCTTTTTCATTGTTGGCATAAATGGCTACAATATCACCGGGGCGGCGTGGGCCCATGGTATAGTTGAGTTGTACACCGCTCACTTTTTCAAAAGCGTGGATGGCTTCGAGCACTGTTACGCCATTGCCGGTACCAAGATTGAATACATCCAGTTGCTGCTGGCTGGCGCCGCTCATCAGCCGTTGAATGGCCAATGTGTGTGCATGCGCAATATCGCAGATGTGGATGAAATCGCGGATGCAGCTGCCGTCACGGGTATCGTAGTCGCTGCCATGTACATGCATCATGGGTAATTTGCCAATGGCTGTTTGCGTAATAGCCGGTACCAGGTTGGCCGGCTTGCCCAGTGGCAGTTCGCCAATGAGGGTAGAAGGATGCGCACCTACCGGATTGAAATACCGCAGCAAAATGCATTTGGTAGTACCCAGTTTGGCTACTTCGGCTATCATTTGTTCGCCCATTTGCTTGGTAAGGCCATACGGGCTTTCGGCAGGTTTTACCGGCGATGCTTCCGTCACCGGAATGCTATCGGGACTGCCGTAGACCGTGCAAGACGAAGAGAATACAAAATGCTGAATGGCAAACTCACGGGTGCATTTCAGCAAATTGATGAGTGAAATAATATTGTTCTCAAAATAAAGCAATGGCTTTTCTACGGATTCGCCCACGGCCTTGTACGCTGCAAAATGAATGATGCCCGAAACATCCGGGTTTTCTTCAAACACTGCCCGTGTTTCTTCAAAACTGCAGAGGTCTACTTTATAGTTTTTGATTTTACGACCGGTAATTTTTTCAACGCCTTCGAGCAGGTAAGTAGTGCTCCGGCTATTGTCATCTATAGAAATTACGTCAAACCCGTTTTCAATTAAATCGACGATGGTGTGTGAGCCTATGTAGCCGCAGCCACCAGTAACAAGAATTTTTGGCATGGGCCAAAGTTAAACAAAGCAAGTGGGGTATTCATGCAAAAAATGCGACCCGTTTGAGTCGCATTTTTTGCTATAAAAAAGGAAGCCGTTTAAGAAGCGTAGTAGTGGCTCACCAGGTAATAAACACCGGCAGCCAGTGCAGCACTCACGGGAATGGTCAAAATCCAGGCCCAGAGCAGGTTGAGCGTAACGCCCCAGCGTACAGCACTCAAACGCTTGGTAGCACCCACACCAATAATAGAACCGGTGATGGTATGCGTGGTGGATACTGGTATTTTTAACGCCTCAGTTACAAAGAGGGTAATGGCGCCGGCAGTTTCGGCAGCTACGCCTTCAAACGGAGTAACCTTGGTAATGCGGGTGCCCATGGTTTTTACAATCTTCCAACCGCCACTCATGGTGCCAATACCAATGGCTGCATAACAAGCCAACGGCACCCAAACGGGCATGTCGTGAAAGTCGCTGAT
The Phnomibacter ginsenosidimutans genome window above contains:
- a CDS encoding class I SAM-dependent methyltransferase, translating into MIGKKHEYALMHESETNFWWYKHLQQQVLHSIEHYFLQQKNIDILDAGCGTGGLLVKLQQQQYNNLHALDASSDAVNFAREKTGLPNIVYGYLQEVGQHFYGRQFDVICCMDVFTYLIDEEIVSVLQQFTGLLKPGGIIITNNNAFKAFKGTHDYHVGVIKRFTAKDLQQYAANADLQVLENRYWNFLLSPLVWTIRKWKLLLHHTGIKSADHIQSDIAMPAAAVNNCCFSLLQFERKWLRNPPLGYQCFYSITTQTIGMLLHLLTGILLIAGFGLVGWLLHSQRIRLSVALLGNTLLLLIFRLCYIATIETGPDASIWLASAQTVSKLSDPVWSLLTTNEGRPLTVLPLVLLHKIGMPLTYVWADVAGILMYAGAFAIAASLMAKLTNALQAWQLSCILFATLATVSIIDYTSYNCQAPSLLITMYCLHLLHDIWQQSVKRYHTVLLGILLGSLPLFKFQNAPAGMLIGVAACALFLFRKQWQQLILIAATALLPVALVAFFFWQRGLWADFMNDYFNNYFFYAYTEDYAGDSYWHRYSPRRVFSFLLRTTDSAILIAGAFGMLAIAILQAKRKAFSNVPQWFLLLFLLANFYAVIQSGWNTPHYLFYIWIPPLLQIAAITQEQRKWLLAGATPDHHWAGNGQPNVAQTSQH
- a CDS encoding glycosyltransferase family 2 protein codes for the protein MLLSVIIPVYNSEHTIGPLVDLLQSSLHHTSFEIVLVNDGSRDRSGKIIMQLAKQYPNVQAISLRRNFGEFNTVMCGLNHCKGDYATIIDDDFQNPPTEILKLLQKAQQDDLDVVYANYGKKEHSLFRNMGSRLFNWLISQLMDKPKHLYLSSFKVISRPVIDEIIRYKGPYPFIDGLIFAVTRNVDSQLVDHQKRKEGKSNYSIRRLVSLFLNMFIICSPRPLRILFMSGWLFIALGLLAVVFETILLWFFEEYYKAEHIVWITLVLVMGLQFFAMGLLGEYLGKIMMTQNGWPQYVIKQQSGKDDRQEA
- a CDS encoding RNA polymerase sigma factor; translation: MHLDDKTLLAQFAEPALRERAYTAIIKKYQEKLYWHIRRMVIEHEDTNDVLQNVFVKVWNALANFREDSQLYTWLYRIATNESISFLEQKKRKTAAVSLSDEESSYDFENSIKADKHFDSTRLEWRLQLAINQLPEKQRLVFNLRYYDEMPYEEMSKMLGTTTGALKASYHHAAKKIEEYILKHA
- a CDS encoding helix-turn-helix transcriptional regulator, encoding MPGGIIKQLREKKGMKQDAVAMEMGISQAAYSKIENNLTELTVRHCKALSRIFGENVYDYFDDEFEIHRLKRKKQTLGNQQLIEEVA
- a CDS encoding transketolase family protein, producing MPQLSDIVVQNEKETRGGFGEGIYEAGKRNPKVVALTADLAGSLKLGPFIKDFPERFVQVGIAEANMMGIAAGLTIGGYIPYTTTFANFSTGRVYDQIRQSIAYSHKNVKICASHAGLTLGEDGATHQILEDIGLMKMLPGMTVIVPCDFNQTKAATMAIAEYEGPVYLRFGRPKWPNFTAEDGSDFVIGKAQLLAEGTDVSIFACGHLVWKTIEAARALQAEGISAEVINIHTIKPLDSEAIIASISKTGCAVTAEEHNVLGGLGDSVAQVAARNKPVPIEFVGTNDTFGESGKPADLLKKYGLDTPNIVAAAKKAIARK
- the galE gene encoding UDP-glucose 4-epimerase GalE — its product is MPKILVTGGCGYIGSHTIVDLIENGFDVISIDDNSRSTTYLLEGVEKITGRKIKNYKVDLCSFEETRAVFEENPDVSGIIHFAAYKAVGESVEKPLLYFENNIISLINLLKCTREFAIQHFVFSSSCTVYGSPDSIPVTEASPVKPAESPYGLTKQMGEQMIAEVAKLGTTKCILLRYFNPVGAHPSTLIGELPLGKPANLVPAITQTAIGKLPMMHVHGSDYDTRDGSCIRDFIHICDIAHAHTLAIQRLMSGASQQQLDVFNLGTGNGVTVLEAIHAFEKVSGVQLNYTMGPRRPGDIVAIYANNEKAVTELGWNCQYNLDDMMSSAWQWEQRIRQDETLQGMQQAFLN